In the Halorubrum ruber genome, CCGCTTGTGGGCGCTGCGCTCGTAGAGGTCGACCACGCGGTCGACGGCTTCTGCCGGGACGTCGAGTTCGCGGACCGTCGCCGCGCGCGAGAGGCCGCCGTCGACGTGGACCGCGAGGATGGCGTCGACGGTGTCGTAGTCGAGCCCCATCTCCTCGGCGTCAGTCTGGCCCTCCCACATACCCGCCGTCGGCTCCTGCATCACGAGGTCGCGGTCGACGCCGACGTGCGCGGCCAGCTGGCGGACCTGCTGTTTGTAGAGGTTCCCGATGGGGTTACAGTCGACCGCCTGGTCGCCGTATTTCGTGTAGTAGCCGGTCATCGCCTCGGCGCGGTTTCCGGTGCCGAGGACGACCCGATTTTCGGCGTTGGCGACGAAGTAGTTCAGCACGGCGCGGGTGCGGACGTAGACGTTGCCCGCGGCCGTGCGGTCCTCCGCCGCCTCCGGGACGGCGTCGAAGAAGGTCTCCGCGATCGGCTGGATCTCGATCACGTCGTACTCGACCCCGAGGTCGTGAGCGACGCGCTCCGCGTCGCTCATCACGTCCGCGTCGTTCACGGCCGAGGGCATCGTGAGCCCGTGGAGGCCGTCCTCGCCGAGCGCCTCGACCGCGAGGTGCGCGGTGAGCGTCGAGTCGATACCACCCGAGAGGCCGAGGACAGCGCCCTCGGCGCCCGCGTCGTCGACGACGTCGCGGATGAACGAGACGATGC is a window encoding:
- a CDS encoding NAD+ synthase, coding for MSQTSEQSVLLSDDPPLDLRLSEEELEATRERIVSFIRDVVDDAGAEGAVLGLSGGIDSTLTAHLAVEALGEDGLHGLTMPSAVNDADVMSDAERVAHDLGVEYDVIEIQPIAETFFDAVPEAAEDRTAAGNVYVRTRAVLNYFVANAENRVVLGTGNRAEAMTGYYTKYGDQAVDCNPIGNLYKQQVRQLAAHVGVDRDLVMQEPTAGMWEGQTDAEEMGLDYDTVDAILAVHVDGGLSRAATVRELDVPAEAVDRVVDLYERSAHKRAMPPAPDRDL